AGGCCTATCGCAGCTATTAGGTCGTAGATGGCCCCGAGGAGTATCGCTATTGAGCCTATGACGAAGATGGCCTCCTCTATCATACCTCCACCTCCCCGTATAGGACGTATTTGGTGTAGTAGATGTCCAGCATGAAGGCCCAGAGGGAGAGGATTATGGCACCGCTGGCGAGCATTATCGACTTGAAGTAAATCCCCAAAACGACCATGAAGGCCGCCATGTCGAAGGAAAGGCAGTCAACAGCCAGGATTATGTCCGCCGTTGTTGGGCCTTTTATGGCCCTTATGCCATAGAGGACGAAGGCGAAGGTGTATATGACCGCCGCAGAGTAGAGAACCTTGAGGAATACCGCCTCGAAGTTCATGCAAACACCCCCAGGAGGACTATTAAGAGGGCCATTGCTATGGCAAAACCGCTTATTAGAGCGTTCATGTCGAGGTTCCTGCCTTTACCCCAGAGGGCGATCCTTTGAACGGCCCTTATCAGGGGCATGAAAATGGCCTCGTCGAGGTGCCTGACCGGGTAATCGAGGGCATCGTCGTAGTCCTTGATTAGTGGAAGCTCGTGCCTCGGGATGACCTTTATCACGGGCAGGACGTAGTTGATGTAGGCCTTCTTCCCCGTCTCGACGAAGAAATCCGCCGATTCGTAGAGTATGTCGCCCACGTTGTAGAATATCAGGAGTAGCTCACTGACCCTCTCAGTCGGCACCTTGCCGACCTTCCAGCCCGCTATCGCGCCCAGGATAAGGAAGCCAATAGCCAGGAAGGAGGATGGGCTGGCGAAGAACAGCTCCGTGGGGCTGTGGGGTAAGGGTATCGGGAGCTCCTCAAGGGCACCAGTGAACCACAGGAGAACCATAAAGGGAAAGACCGCCACTATAAAGCCCGTTAGGGAGACGAGGCCGACGACGCCCCTTATCAGGAGGGGAATCTCCTCTCTTTCGACCTCCCTTTTACAGAGCAACCTGTTGATGCGCCTCACCTGAAGTATGGAAGCGAGGGGGAAGATGCCGAGGAAGGCCACCGTAACGGCCATCAGCCAGAGGAGGACGTCCATGCTCGACATGGCACCCTGATAAATCAGCCACTTGCTCACGAATGATGCTAGGGGCGGGAAGCCGGCCATGGAAAAGGCGGAGAGAGCTATCAGAAGGGAAACGACATGTCCCTTAAGGAGCTTTCTGAGGGAGCATATGTTCGGCTCTTCCCCGTAGTGCTCTATGGCACCAAGACCGAAGAATATTGAGCTCTTATAAATCATCTGGTAGAGGGAGTGAAGGAGGGCACCGATTAGGGCCACCGTGCCGGCCATCGAGCCCCAAAGGACGAGGGCAACGCCGAGGGCGAAGTAGGACACCCCGACGTCCATAATGCTGTGGTAGGCGAACTTCCTCTTCAGCCGTATCTCCCTGAAGGAGTAGAGGGTCGCGAAGGTCGTGACCGCTCCAAGGAAGGCCACGACGTAGCCCAGAACCCGGCTCGGCGGGAGCGCGAAGACGGCTACCCTTAGAAGGAGGTAGAGGCCGAGGCCCTCCCCGATAATGAAGACCGGGACGAAGGGGCTCGGCGTCGAGCGATAAGCACGCGGAACCCACGAGTTGAAGGGAAAGGCCCCGCTCCTGACGAGAGAAGCTGAGAGGTAGAGGGAGTAGGGCAACCAAAGGCCAACGGGGAGCTTTTCTATATTTTCCCGAAGGCCGTGAATCGTGAGGTGATGAAGGTCTCCAACGGCGCTGTAGGCGAGGGCCGTCGCTATGAGCAAGGGGATTATGCCGAAGACCTGAGTCATCACGAGGTAGCGCCACGCACTCCTTCCGGAGCGTCTTGTCTCGGAGGCGAGGACGATTACCGCGGTAAAGACCGCGAAGAGCTCGTAGGCGAGGGTCAGCCTCTCAAGGTTGTCGGTAGAAACGAGGAGAACCGCCGAGAGGAGGGCCATGTTCGTCCCCATGGAAAGGAAGCGGTCGCTACCCCTCACCTCGTATTCGAGGAGGTAGAGGGAGAGTGCTGAAGAGAGAAAGGCCAGAACGAGGAGGAAGAGGGCCGAGAAGGGGTCAACGGCTATGCTCGTGGGGAGGAACTCGAAGACCTCACCGGTGAAGCCCCTTATCCCCTCCATGGAGACCGGAAAGAGGAGGAGCGACGCGAGCAGGGTTATCAGGTAGGTTCCCTTCCTGCCGGTGAAGAGACCGACGAGCGAAGCGATGCCAAAGAGGCCCACCGATGTCTCAAGGATGTAAACAGGGTTCACTGCCCGACCCCCCAGTAGAAGTTTATCTCCTCAACGAGGGGATACGCTAGATAAGCCGAGACGAGGCTCAGTATTATGAGGGTCACGAGGGAGGCTGTGATTATCCAGTGGGTTCTGGCATCCTCCACAGAGGGCTTTCCGAAAACGTTCCTCGTTATCCACTTCATCCCGACCCAGAGGAAGACCGCCGAATCCGTGAGGAGCATCAGGATTGGGAGCCATGCGAAGTCAGTTATGTGCAAAGCCTTGAGACTCGTCAAAAGCTCGGCCTTGCTGAAGGCTATCGCCATCGGGGGGAGACCTGCGAGCCCGAGCAGTGCAACGCCCCAGGAAAGGCCGTTGATGGGGAGGATTTCCTTCAGACCACTAATCTTCCTCAGGTCAAGGGTCCCAAGGGAGTAGGTGAAGGTTCCGGCGGTAAGGAAAGCTAATCCCTTGATGAAGGCGTGTGTTGTCAGCTGGAACATGGAGGCTTTAAGGCCGACGTCCAGACCGAGGGAGGCGAAGGTTAGGCCGACGAACATTATTCCGGCTTCAGCCACCGTCGAGTAAGCGAGTAGCCTCTTGGCGTCCTTCTGGACGGGATAGTTAAGGATCGGTATGAGGAGCGTTACCGAGACCATTACCGCCATAAAATAAAACACCCACGTTGGCAGATGCCCTATGAACTGGAGAACCCTCGCGACGAGGTAAACGCCCATCTCGACCATCGCCGCACCATGGAGAAAAGCGCTCGCCGGGGTTGGAGCTTCCATCGCGTCGGGAATCCACGAGTAGGTCGGGAACTGGGCGCTTTTGGTGTAGCCTGCGAAGAGGAGCGCTATGAAAAGCCAGGGCTTAACCGAATCGGAGACGTGAGAGAGGGAGAAGAGACTTAGATCGTGGAGCTGGGTGAGGCCGATGTATATCGCAGAATAGAAGCCTATCATCGCGCCAACGTTCGGGATTATGAAAGCCTTGAAGCCGGCCCTTCTCGCTTGGGGAGTGTTGTAGTAGCTCACAACACCCCAACATGCCAAACCCATCAGCTCGAAGAAGATGAGGAGACTCAGAAAGGTGGAAGAGTAAACGAAGCCGAGGGTTGCCCCCTCGAAGAGGGTCATCCACGCGTAGAAGAGACCTCTCCCCTTCCCACCGGGATGCCCGACGTTCCTCTCGCTCATGTATTCCATCCCGTAGAACATGAAGATGAAGCCAGCGACAGCAACGACGGTGCCGATTAAAACGCTCATCGGGTCGATTATGATACCGTAGACCTCGCCGAACTGGGCGCTCTTCAGATAGGCAAAGTGGAGGCTCTCCCCGAAGTGGTTGAGGACGTAGAGGCCGGCAACCCAGAGCTGGAAGACCATCGCGAGTGCAAAGGAGGAGAGCATTAGGACGTCCGCTTTCCTCTCGTCGAGCTTGAACAGGATGATTCCACCGGCAAGGGGCACTGCAAAGGCAAGCGTCGCGAGAAGGCCTATCATGGCTCCCCCTCCGTTAAAATCCATTAGGTTTGTCTAACGAACCTTTTTAAACTTTTTCGTCTTTTCCCGAAAGTGCTTTGAACTATTGTGGACACCGGCGAAATCCGATAGGTCAGGCGTGAGTTTTCTCAAACTTTTCAAAGGCTCTCCCAAAGTAGTCCGAAAGCAGGTCAACCACCTTCCCCGAGTTGAATGGAAGACCCTTTATTATGCCAACGGCTTCTTCCAGAAAGCCCCTGGCCATACCAATCGCCTCGCCAAAGACTCCGGCCTCTCTCATCCTCTCGAAGAGCTCAAGGAGCAGTTCTTCGCCCGGCTCCCTAAGGGCCTTCTCCACGAGTGACGAGCCGAACCTCTCCGTGTAGAAGATTAAGGGCAGGGTCGTTTTACCGTTGAGCAAGTCCTTGAAGCGGTCTTTACCGGTTCCCGGGAAGTAGTCGAGGACGTCATCAACTATCTGAAAGGCCCTTCCGACTAGGATTCCTGCTTTATCAAGCTCCCGCCAGAAGGGCTTCCCGAGGTAGTAAGCCGGAAGGGCGAAGGCAACCCCGAAGAGCCTGCCCGTTTTTCCGTCTATTATCTTATAGTATGTATCTACATCAAGGTGAACGCTTCCCCTGACGGCCTCCTGAAGGATTTCCGCCTTTACCATCTCCTCAACAGCCCCGGCAACGTAGTCCACCATCTCGACCCTCTTGGAGGCTATTATCCTCAGGGCCCTCACGAAGAGGAAGTCCCCGGTTAGGACTGCAAGCTCCGGGCCCCAGCGCATCACAACCGTCGGACTGTTCCTTCTCTTTTCCGCCAGATCAATTACATCATCGTGGACGAGACTGGCGGTGTGGACGAGTTCAACGGCAGAGGCGAGGTCGAGGGCGTCGTCCCTTCTAAGGCCCAACCCCTCGGACACTGCAAGGGTTATCCTCGGCCTTATCCTCT
This genomic stretch from Thermococcus sp. harbors:
- a CDS encoding monovalent cation/H+ antiporter complex subunit F; its protein translation is MNFEAVFLKVLYSAAVIYTFAFVLYGIRAIKGPTTADIILAVDCLSFDMAAFMVVLGIYFKSIMLASGAIILSLWAFMLDIYYTKYVLYGEVEV
- a CDS encoding complex I subunit 5 family protein, with the protein product MNPVYILETSVGLFGIASLVGLFTGRKGTYLITLLASLLLFPVSMEGIRGFTGEVFEFLPTSIAVDPFSALFLLVLAFLSSALSLYLLEYEVRGSDRFLSMGTNMALLSAVLLVSTDNLERLTLAYELFAVFTAVIVLASETRRSGRSAWRYLVMTQVFGIIPLLIATALAYSAVGDLHHLTIHGLRENIEKLPVGLWLPYSLYLSASLVRSGAFPFNSWVPRAYRSTPSPFVPVFIIGEGLGLYLLLRVAVFALPPSRVLGYVVAFLGAVTTFATLYSFREIRLKRKFAYHSIMDVGVSYFALGVALVLWGSMAGTVALIGALLHSLYQMIYKSSIFFGLGAIEHYGEEPNICSLRKLLKGHVVSLLIALSAFSMAGFPPLASFVSKWLIYQGAMSSMDVLLWLMAVTVAFLGIFPLASILQVRRINRLLCKREVEREEIPLLIRGVVGLVSLTGFIVAVFPFMVLLWFTGALEELPIPLPHSPTELFFASPSSFLAIGFLILGAIAGWKVGKVPTERVSELLLIFYNVGDILYESADFFVETGKKAYINYVLPVIKVIPRHELPLIKDYDDALDYPVRHLDEAIFMPLIRAVQRIALWGKGRNLDMNALISGFAIAMALLIVLLGVFA
- a CDS encoding hydrogenase 4 subunit D, with amino-acid sequence MIGLLATLAFAVPLAGGIILFKLDERKADVLMLSSFALAMVFQLWVAGLYVLNHFGESLHFAYLKSAQFGEVYGIIIDPMSVLIGTVVAVAGFIFMFYGMEYMSERNVGHPGGKGRGLFYAWMTLFEGATLGFVYSSTFLSLLIFFELMGLACWGVVSYYNTPQARRAGFKAFIIPNVGAMIGFYSAIYIGLTQLHDLSLFSLSHVSDSVKPWLFIALLFAGYTKSAQFPTYSWIPDAMEAPTPASAFLHGAAMVEMGVYLVARVLQFIGHLPTWVFYFMAVMVSVTLLIPILNYPVQKDAKRLLAYSTVAEAGIMFVGLTFASLGLDVGLKASMFQLTTHAFIKGLAFLTAGTFTYSLGTLDLRKISGLKEILPINGLSWGVALLGLAGLPPMAIAFSKAELLTSLKALHITDFAWLPILMLLTDSAVFLWVGMKWITRNVFGKPSVEDARTHWIITASLVTLIILSLVSAYLAYPLVEEINFYWGVGQ
- a CDS encoding polyprenyl synthetase family protein — its product is MAPLESLDEKLVEALEGSVELAKKIGEYIIKSGGKRIRPRITLAVSEGLGLRRDDALDLASAVELVHTASLVHDDVIDLAEKRRNSPTVVMRWGPELAVLTGDFLFVRALRIIASKRVEMVDYVAGAVEEMVKAEILQEAVRGSVHLDVDTYYKIIDGKTGRLFGVAFALPAYYLGKPFWRELDKAGILVGRAFQIVDDVLDYFPGTGKDRFKDLLNGKTTLPLIFYTERFGSSLVEKALREPGEELLLELFERMREAGVFGEAIGMARGFLEEAVGIIKGLPFNSGKVVDLLSDYFGRAFEKFEKTHA